In a genomic window of Aeromicrobium panaciterrae:
- a CDS encoding FAD-binding protein has product MTRNWAGNIAYDALMLLKPSSVEELQEIVSMTPRIRPLGSRHSFNRIADTDAVQVTVEKLPEVFEIDGSTVTVGAGVRYGEMVGRLHDAGWALHNLASLPHISIAGAVATGTHGSGDGNGSLATAVAGLQMVTAGGELLEIRRGDPDFDGMVVSLGLLGVVTHVTLDIEPTYEVSQHVFENLSWSAIHEHFDEITSSAYSVSLFTDWGDGASTVWLKSRNEALPELYDAVPATANVHPLPGLSGEFTTLQLGQPGPWWDRLPHFRLEFTPSNGEELQTEYLVPRTHALEAIDAVRALAAQVQPLLLVSEIRTIAADNLWLSPSHDVDCVALHFTWRQDIPGVTAFLPTLDDALAPFAARPHWGKLFETTPDRLMAAYPKLDQFRELAEQFDPTGMFANDLTKKWLGQS; this is encoded by the coding sequence ATGACTCGGAACTGGGCAGGCAACATCGCGTACGACGCCCTCATGTTGCTGAAGCCGAGCTCAGTCGAAGAACTGCAGGAGATCGTCTCGATGACTCCTCGCATCCGACCGCTGGGCAGCCGTCACTCGTTCAACCGGATCGCTGACACCGACGCGGTCCAGGTCACGGTGGAGAAGCTGCCCGAGGTGTTCGAGATCGACGGCTCGACCGTCACCGTCGGCGCCGGGGTGCGGTACGGCGAGATGGTGGGGCGACTCCACGACGCCGGTTGGGCACTGCACAACCTCGCTTCGCTCCCCCACATCTCGATCGCTGGCGCCGTCGCCACTGGCACGCACGGGTCAGGCGACGGCAACGGCAGTCTTGCCACCGCGGTCGCTGGACTGCAGATGGTCACCGCCGGTGGAGAGTTGCTCGAGATCAGGCGCGGCGATCCTGACTTCGACGGGATGGTCGTCTCACTCGGACTCCTCGGCGTGGTCACCCACGTGACGCTCGACATCGAGCCGACGTACGAAGTGAGCCAGCACGTCTTCGAGAACCTGTCGTGGTCTGCGATCCACGAGCACTTCGACGAGATCACTTCGAGCGCCTACAGCGTCAGCTTGTTCACCGACTGGGGCGACGGCGCGAGCACGGTCTGGCTCAAGTCACGCAATGAGGCTCTCCCCGAGCTCTACGACGCAGTGCCCGCAACGGCCAATGTGCATCCTCTGCCTGGGCTCTCGGGCGAGTTCACGACGCTGCAGCTCGGACAGCCCGGACCGTGGTGGGACCGGCTACCGCACTTCCGGCTCGAGTTCACCCCGAGCAACGGTGAGGAGCTGCAGACCGAGTACCTGGTGCCGCGCACGCACGCGCTCGAGGCGATCGATGCTGTACGCGCGCTGGCTGCGCAGGTGCAGCCGCTCCTGCTGGTCTCCGAGATCCGTACGATCGCCGCCGACAACCTGTGGCTGAGCCCCAGTCATGACGTCGACTGCGTCGCATTGCACTTCACCTGGCGCCAGGACATACCCGGCGTGACAGCGTTCCTCCCGACGCTTGACGACGCACTCGCGCCGTTCGCTGCGAGACCGCACTGGGGCAAGCTCTTCGAGACCACCCCAGATCGGCTCATGGCTGCGTATCCGAAGCTCGATCAGTTCCGTGAGCTCGCCGAACAGTTCGACCCCACCGGCATGTTCGCGAATGACCTGACTAAGAAGTGGCTCGGGCAGAGCTGA
- a CDS encoding carbon-nitrogen hydrolase family protein gives MRAAAVQTATILADVDANLAECERLADEAAREGADWILLPEFFTTGMGFDEKLTDCVFPPEGTPTQLLLDLAKRHDATVGGSFLCLDDDGHVRNAFFLATPDGIAGRHDKDIPSMWENCFYVGGTDDGIISVGDVTAGIGLCLEFNRSQTVKRLRGKVDVVVGGSCRWGAAKGTPEYMTKKMDAWVDWIPTFARLMGTPVVDAAHSGRFRCPTPALPGTYSSSYRGGASICDAQGNILGWRAPEDGSGVVVADITPGRVEPTETLTDDFWIQGLDPMTKYLGWKLQGWHGRRWYDKNGAGSKISA, from the coding sequence ATGCGCGCAGCAGCTGTCCAAACCGCGACGATTCTCGCCGATGTCGACGCCAACCTCGCCGAGTGCGAACGGCTGGCCGACGAGGCAGCACGCGAGGGCGCCGACTGGATCCTGTTGCCCGAGTTCTTCACGACCGGGATGGGCTTCGACGAGAAGTTAACCGACTGCGTGTTCCCGCCTGAAGGGACACCGACGCAGCTCCTTCTCGACCTGGCAAAGCGTCACGACGCGACGGTCGGAGGATCGTTCCTGTGCCTCGATGACGACGGCCACGTCCGCAACGCTTTCTTCCTCGCCACCCCGGACGGCATCGCCGGTCGGCACGACAAGGACATCCCCAGCATGTGGGAGAACTGCTTCTACGTCGGCGGCACCGATGACGGCATCATCTCCGTCGGAGACGTCACCGCCGGCATTGGGCTGTGCCTGGAGTTCAACCGCAGTCAGACCGTGAAGCGCCTCCGGGGCAAGGTCGATGTCGTGGTCGGTGGGTCGTGCAGATGGGGTGCTGCCAAGGGGACGCCGGAGTACATGACCAAGAAGATGGATGCCTGGGTCGATTGGATCCCCACCTTTGCCCGGCTGATGGGTACGCCGGTGGTCGACGCAGCCCATTCGGGACGCTTCCGCTGCCCTACGCCAGCGCTCCCCGGCACCTACTCGTCCAGCTACCGCGGCGGAGCAAGCATCTGCGACGCGCAGGGCAACATCCTCGGATGGCGGGCTCCGGAAGATGGATCGGGAGTCGTGGTCGCCGACATCACGCCCGGCCGCGTCGAGCCCACCGAGACCCTGACCGATGACTTTTGGATCCAGGGCCTGGACCCCATGACCAAGTATTTGGGATGGAAACTTCAGGGCTGGCACGGACGCCGCTGGTACGACAAGAACGGCGCTGGCTCGAAAATCAGTGCCTAG
- a CDS encoding prolyl oligopeptidase family serine peptidase — protein MTTSYPRLAARTQRFTLGIPRNLTISPDGATVRFIRTPDGVTALGQLWEYDVASATESLLVDPVALLGEDGEQLSPEERSRRERSREGSGGLVGYDVDKTGRWACFTLSGQLWAVHLGAKAVHSLPSVGAVIDPRLDPTGRLIVYASGGALRVIGVNGQDERALVTPESDTEVWGQAEFIAAEEMERFRGFWWAPDGQSLLVERFDDANVQTWHIADPEHPERTPVARRYPAAGTPNSDVTLWHVDLDGNRTQVEWDRAAYEYLGRVSWSADGDPVIQVLSRDQKSSLILSVDVATGRTNVLRELTDPAWVELSAGPRFAPGGALVTVEDLDGWRRILVDGTAITPDGWQVRGIVEVFEDCVVASASQEPVEVNVVRFGLDGTVTPITEGAAVHGALISGPTTVISRSALEAVGTTVMVHREGAEPAPITVVSETPPHHPEVRLLLAGKHELRTAVLFPRDHKAGSHKLPVLMDPYGGPHAQRVVASARAFLEAQWLADQGFVVIVSDGRGTPGRGHDFERAVQDDFAGVTLDDQVDALAAVAEAYPEDVDTSRVGITGWSYGGYLSALAVLRRPDVFHAAVAGAPVTEWRLYDTCYTERYLGDPNTQPDVYDRNSLIPLAPALERPLMIIHGLADDNVVAAHTLQLSSALLAAGRPHTVLPLSGVTHMTPQEVVAENLKLLQVDFLKSALDV, from the coding sequence ATGACCACGTCGTACCCCCGCTTGGCTGCACGGACGCAGCGTTTCACCCTTGGCATCCCACGAAACCTGACGATCTCGCCCGATGGCGCGACGGTCCGATTCATCCGTACGCCCGATGGCGTCACCGCCCTGGGACAACTGTGGGAATACGACGTCGCAAGCGCTACTGAGTCCCTCCTGGTCGACCCTGTTGCCCTGCTCGGCGAAGACGGCGAGCAGCTGTCGCCCGAGGAGCGCTCACGTCGCGAACGCAGCCGCGAAGGTTCGGGCGGCCTCGTCGGCTACGACGTCGACAAGACGGGACGCTGGGCCTGCTTCACCCTTTCGGGACAGCTCTGGGCCGTGCACCTCGGCGCCAAGGCTGTTCACTCCCTGCCGAGCGTCGGCGCCGTCATCGATCCACGCCTCGACCCGACCGGTCGACTCATCGTGTACGCCTCAGGCGGCGCGCTGCGAGTCATTGGCGTCAACGGACAGGATGAGCGCGCTCTGGTCACACCCGAGTCGGACACCGAGGTCTGGGGTCAGGCGGAATTCATCGCCGCCGAGGAGATGGAACGATTCCGCGGCTTCTGGTGGGCACCCGATGGCCAGTCGTTGCTCGTCGAACGCTTCGACGACGCGAACGTCCAGACCTGGCACATCGCCGACCCCGAGCACCCCGAGCGCACACCTGTTGCTCGCCGCTACCCCGCCGCAGGAACTCCGAACTCCGACGTCACGCTGTGGCACGTCGACCTGGACGGCAACCGCACGCAGGTTGAGTGGGACCGCGCGGCGTACGAGTACCTCGGTCGCGTCAGCTGGAGCGCCGATGGCGATCCGGTCATCCAGGTACTCAGCCGCGACCAGAAGTCATCGCTGATCCTGTCGGTTGACGTCGCCACCGGCCGTACGAACGTGCTCCGCGAGCTGACTGACCCGGCCTGGGTCGAGCTCTCAGCAGGACCGCGATTCGCGCCCGGTGGTGCACTGGTCACCGTCGAAGACCTCGACGGCTGGCGCCGCATTCTCGTCGACGGCACTGCGATCACCCCCGACGGTTGGCAAGTTCGCGGCATCGTCGAGGTGTTCGAGGATTGCGTTGTGGCGTCCGCGTCACAGGAGCCAGTCGAGGTGAACGTCGTACGGTTCGGCCTCGACGGCACCGTCACCCCCATCACTGAAGGCGCGGCCGTTCACGGCGCACTGATCAGTGGGCCCACAACGGTCATCAGTCGTTCAGCGCTTGAGGCTGTTGGCACGACGGTCATGGTGCATCGCGAAGGTGCTGAACCCGCACCGATCACCGTCGTCAGCGAGACGCCCCCGCACCATCCCGAGGTTCGCCTGCTCCTGGCCGGCAAGCACGAGCTCCGTACGGCAGTGCTGTTCCCCCGCGACCACAAGGCCGGGTCGCACAAGCTGCCAGTGCTGATGGATCCATACGGCGGTCCGCACGCCCAGCGCGTGGTTGCTTCGGCGCGCGCCTTCCTCGAGGCGCAGTGGCTCGCTGACCAGGGCTTCGTCGTCATCGTCTCGGACGGTCGCGGCACACCCGGTCGCGGCCACGATTTCGAACGAGCCGTGCAGGATGACTTCGCCGGAGTCACTCTCGACGACCAGGTCGACGCTCTCGCGGCCGTCGCAGAGGCGTACCCGGAAGACGTCGACACCTCGCGCGTCGGCATCACGGGTTGGTCGTACGGCGGCTATCTCTCTGCCCTTGCAGTTCTCCGTCGGCCCGACGTGTTCCACGCCGCGGTTGCTGGAGCACCTGTGACCGAGTGGCGTCTCTACGACACGTGCTACACCGAGCGCTATCTAGGTGACCCGAATACGCAACCCGACGTCTACGACCGCAACTCGCTGATTCCGTTGGCACCCGCGCTCGAGCGTCCGCTGATGATCATTCACGGACTCGCGGACGACAACGTTGTCGCGGCACACACGCTGCAGTTGTCATCTGCATTGTTGGCCGCCGGTCGACCGCACACCGTGCTGCCGCTCTCGGGTGTCACGCACATGACTCCGCAGGAAGTCGTCGCCGAGAACCTCAAACTTCTGCAGGTCGACTTCTTGAAAAGCGCACTGGACGTCTGA
- the mshB gene encoding N-acetyl-1-D-myo-inositol-2-amino-2-deoxy-alpha-D-glucopyranoside deacetylase, translating to MPLSDRRILFVHAHPDDEVINNGATMAKYVTEGVQVTLVTCTAGEMGEVLVPDLEHLAFDKEGGLGEHRQGELADAMKAVGVTDHRFLGGFGRFHDSGMSWADDGSATAAEETPDGAFWHADLLVASDLLVEIIRELKPQILVTYDQFGGYGHPDHIQAHRVATYAMELSAVRSYKPELGEAWDVPKAYWVAMSRSQMSEGIKQVRAAGDETSFADWDPDNLPFGATDEELDAVVDATEFVEAKMEAMKAHPTQIALDGPFFALSNNLGNQVWGKEFYRLAKGTLGPVGPDGLEEDLFAGL from the coding sequence ATGCCTCTCAGCGACCGCCGCATCCTGTTCGTGCACGCGCATCCCGATGACGAGGTCATCAACAACGGAGCCACGATGGCGAAGTACGTCACCGAGGGCGTTCAGGTCACCTTGGTCACCTGCACAGCCGGCGAGATGGGCGAGGTCCTGGTACCTGACCTGGAGCACCTGGCGTTCGACAAAGAAGGTGGGCTCGGCGAGCACCGCCAGGGCGAGCTGGCCGATGCCATGAAGGCCGTTGGCGTGACGGATCACCGCTTTCTCGGTGGATTCGGCCGCTTCCACGATTCCGGCATGTCCTGGGCCGACGACGGCTCGGCGACTGCCGCTGAGGAGACTCCTGACGGAGCGTTCTGGCATGCCGATCTGCTCGTCGCATCTGACCTGCTGGTTGAGATCATTCGCGAGCTCAAGCCGCAAATACTGGTGACATACGACCAGTTCGGAGGATATGGCCACCCCGATCACATTCAGGCGCACCGCGTCGCGACGTATGCGATGGAGCTCTCGGCCGTACGTTCGTACAAGCCGGAGCTCGGCGAGGCCTGGGATGTACCGAAGGCCTACTGGGTCGCGATGTCGAGGTCGCAGATGAGCGAAGGCATCAAGCAGGTACGCGCGGCGGGTGACGAGACGTCCTTCGCGGACTGGGACCCGGACAATTTGCCGTTTGGCGCGACCGACGAGGAGCTCGACGCGGTCGTGGACGCGACCGAGTTCGTCGAAGCCAAGATGGAAGCGATGAAGGCGCACCCGACCCAGATCGCCTTGGACGGACCGTTCTTCGCTCTGTCGAACAACCTCGGCAACCAGGTCTGGGGCAAGGAGTTCTATCGCCTCGCCAAGGGCACGCTCGGACCAGTCGGCCCGGACGGGCTAGAGGAAGACCTCTTTGCCGGGCTCTGA